A genomic segment from Diadema setosum chromosome 11, eeDiaSeto1, whole genome shotgun sequence encodes:
- the LOC140234873 gene encoding uncharacterized protein yields MALNSPPSTRQSSALVCSVIKELLKNGDYIEMLDAAISKAVDKAFVKLNDRIEALEGQMHDLQTDCDNKAHQIAVLKKEMSKQADRIDTLVQAQWDMEQYSRRNCIRIFGVREREGESTDDILCDIAKKDLGLAINPEKDIDRSHRTGRKKADTAAPRPIIVKLTSYRKRQEILKRRRHSKGSGVSIHEDLTKRNVDLLRKASQHAKVKAAWSSDGRIIAEIPATNGRTVKKLIRCESDLKNL; encoded by the coding sequence ATGGCCCTCAATTCACCACCTTCAACCCGACAGTCATCAGCTCTTGTTTGCAGTGTGATAAAGGAACTTCTGAAGAATGGCGACTACATTGAGATGCTCGATGCTGCCATCAGCAAAGCTGTGGACAAGGCTTTTGTCAAGCTCAATGACCGCATTGAAGCTCTTGAAGGTCAGATGCATGACCTTCAAACAGACTGTGACAACAAAGCCCACCAAATAGCTGTCCTAAAGAAAGAGATGAGTAAGCAGGCTGACCGCATTGACACTTTGGTTCAAGCACAGTGGGACATGGAACAATACTCCCGGAGAAACTGCATCCGCATATTtggagtgagagaaagagaaggggaaaGCACTGATGACATTCTTTGTGACATCGCCAAGAAAGACCTGGGGCTTGCCATCAATCCTGAAAAGGACATCGACCGTAGCCATCGCACGGGAAGAAAGAAGGCAGATACAGCTGCACCCAGGCCCATCATAGTCAAGCTGACCTCCTACAGAAAGCGACAAGAGATcttgaaaagaagaagacattcGAAAGGAAGCGGAGTTTCAATCCATGAGGACCTCACAAAGCGAAACGTTGACCTGTTACGCAAAGCATCCCAGCACGCGAAAGTGAAGGCTGCATGGTCCTCAGATGGCCGCATCATCGCAGAAATACCAGCGACAAACGGAAGGACAGTAAAGAAACTGATCAGATGTGAAAGTGACTTAAAGAACTTGTGA